Part of the Sorghum bicolor cultivar BTx623 chromosome 1, Sorghum_bicolor_NCBIv3, whole genome shotgun sequence genome, CATGATTCTCTGCTTGATCGGTCAGTCATGGAGAAGATACTTCAGAGGAAGAGCATTCGGATGCGAAATTTTCAGAGAAGTTGGCaggtatgacacacttcatatGGTTCATAACTATGTACATATTAGATAAAGAAGATGGGTAATATATAAAAGCCTTCTGCAGCTCTCATAATCAGATATGAAGATGGGTAATTTCATATTGTACTTCTAACACAGGAATCACCTGAAGGTGCTAAGATGCTAGAGTTCCGGAGATCACTTCCAGcatacaaagaaaaagaaaggcTTCTAGCAGCCATTGCACGCAATCAGGTATGCAATATTGTAAAATGTGCATAGACATCTATCGGGCATATAAACCATTCCAAAACATGATTAGTAACCCTTTTTTGTCATTTCTCTGACAATCTTGTAAAATGGTAGGTTATTGTAATTTCTGGTGAGACAGGGTGTGGTAAAACAACACAGCTGCCTCAGTTTGTATTGGAATCAGAGATTGAGTCTGGTCGAGGGGCCTTTTGTAACATAATTTGTACACAGCCACGAAGAATATCTGCAATGGCAGTTGCAGAAAGGGTATCCACAGAGAGAGGAGAAAATCTTGGCGAATCGGTAAGTCAGAAATTTCCTTTTGTCAACTTCTGCTACTGTAGCTCATCTTTAATATGTGTAAGGAGCAAGGACAAAAGTCCTTACTAGATTCTCTCTATTGTATTTGCATACGATACTAGCTTTTTTAATAGGTTGGCTATAAAGTCCGTTTGGAGGGAATTAAGGGAAAAGATACACATTTGCTTTTCTGCACCAGTGGTATCTTACTAAGACGATTACTGAGTGACCGAAACTTGAATGGTGTGACTCATGTATTTGTTGATGAAATACATGAAAGGGGCATGAATGAAGGTTAGATACCGTATTTTTAGATTGTTCCCTTTATCCCTGTTGAGGTTATATCTTTGTTCAGTTCACTACAATTCTGTCATTGCATTGTTTTATAGATTTCCTATTGATTGTACTGAAAGAGCTGTTATCACGGCGCCGTGATTTGAGGTTGATATTGATGAGCGCTACTCTAAATGCGGAACTCTTCTCAAGTTACTTTGGAGGAGCGCCAACTATCCATATTCCTGTGAGTTATTGTGTCTTTGCACCGAAGTTATCTCACATATTGTGTAAATTGTTCCTTTTCCACCTTCCATAACTCTGACAAAGCTGCGCTGATCTTACATTTGTGTTGTTCTCTTGAATGTTAATTCAGGGATTCACACATCCAGTAAGGGCACATTTTTTGGAAGACATATTAGAGAGGTCAGGCTACAAGTTGACCTCAAGCAATCAACTTGATGATTACGGGCAAGATAAAGTCTGGAAAACTCAGAGACAGCTATTGCCTAGAAAAAGGAAAAATCAAATTACTACACTTGTTGAAGTACTTCCTTTTTTTCTAAACAGAAGTCAATTAATATAATTCTTGCTAAACATTCTTCTGATACTGTTTATGTACTATGCAGGAAGCCCTTAAAAATTCAAGCTTCGAGACCTATGGTTCCAGGACACGTGATTCTCTAGTGAATTGGAATCCTGATTGCATCGGTTTCAACCTCATTGAGGCTGTTCTGTGCCACATATGTCGCAAAGAGCGACCGGGTGCTGTTTTAGTTTTCATGACTGGATGGGATGATATTACTTGCTTGAAGGATCAACTGAAAGCACATCCTTTGTTAGGTGATCCGAATAGGGTTTTGCTGCTTGCATGCCATGGTTCTATGGCTACTTCTGAGCAGGTAAGCTCTAATCTGGCATATCATAGTGATGCTGATGTAACGAAATCTTACACAGCCTAAATTGATATCATAAACAACAGGTTCATCTTGTTTATTTGTTGTTTGATGTCTGTTATCCTGAGCATGGAGCATCCCTTCCGTGTTTCACATCTACATTTGTATGTTGTTCACAGAGGCTAATTTTTGAGAAACCACCTCCTAATGTTCGGAAGGTAGTCCTTGCCACGAACATGGCAGAAGCAAGTATTACAATAAATGATATCGTTTTTGTCGTTGATTGTGGTAAAGCAAAGGAAACCACATATGATGCTCTAAACAATACTCCCTGCTTACTCCCCTCATGGATTTCAAAAGCTTCTGCCCGTCAGGTGAACCCTTAGCTTCTGTCTGCTTGTTTCATCTTTCATTATTAGATCTTTACTTTGACTCAAATTTGAGACTTCTATTCAATTATAATCCCAATTCCCAACTAAACAAACTTTGTTCCATTGGCAACAAGGTCAAAAGACCTATTTATTCAGCTGACATGCGGTTATTTATGTTTGTTTAACTGCAATAGTCCTTAACTCTATTAACCCTCCCATAGTCCCATGTGTTTCTTTCTCAAACCTTTCATAAGGTATTGTCTGTTTCAGTATTCACTGGTTACGATTGAGAAGATGAACAAtaaaaattgaaaaaaaaattccCAACGAATCAAATCTGAACTTAACTCTTGACTCATATGACCACACTCGACCCCTTTGTTTACAGTACCatatattcatctttgtgaattGCGATAATTCTCATAGTACCCATTGTCTTAATGCAGAGGAGGGGTAGAGCTGGCCGTGTGCAACCTGGAGAATGCTATCATCTGTATCCTAGATGTGTGTATGATGCATTTGCAGACTATCAGCTTCCAGAGCTTCTTAGAACTCCTTTGAATTCATTATGTCTGCAGATAAAAAGTTTGCAAGTCGGCAGCATTGGGGAGTTCCTATCAGCTGCTCTACAGCCTCCAGAACCACTAGCTGTACGTGTTTAAAATCATACCTTGACATTTCCGTCTGCTCTTTTTCTCATTGCCTTTGTTTCTTTGTTGGATTTCGTGTCACATAACTGAATTTTTTTGAACAATCCTTCTTTCGACTTTGAATCCTTTCCACTACACTTGATAAAATATGTAGGTCGAAAATGCAGTGGAATTCCTGAAGATGATTGGAGCATTAGATGGAAATGAAAACCTTACTGATCTTGGTATGCAGTGTCTGTTGCTTCCCTGCATGCTGTGGAGAAACATTTAGAACTGAATCTTACATAGATTTCCTTATTCAACTTTGTAGGACGGTACCTTTCCATGCTTCCAGTTGATCCAAAATTGGGAAAGATGCTTATAATGGGTGCAGTTTTTCGGTGCATAGATCCTATACTCACTGTAGTTGCTGGACTGAGTGTTCGGGATCCTTTCCTGTTGCCACAGGAAAAGAAGGATGTAAGCCTTTTAATTTCCATCATTGGTGTATATATTAGTGACTGTGCATTGGTTGCAAACCAAAATTtcctttttaaaaaattatattatGAGAAAGTAATGGATATTTTAGTACTGAAAAAAAATGCATGTGGTGCTTTTTTTTCGCAAGAAGCTTATTTGCATGAAGATAAGAAGGGTTGTTTTTCATATTATATGTTATATATTAGTTGGCAGGAACAGCAAAATCTAGATTCTCAGCAAAGGATTATAGTGATCATATGGCCCTCGTTCGGGCTTATGAAGGATGGAAGGATGCAGAGAGAGAAGGGTCTGCTTATGAATACTGCTGGAGAAATTTCCTTTCTTCTCAAACACTACAAGCCATTCACTCACTTCGGAAGCAATTCAGCTATATTTTAAAGGATTCCGGTTTGATAGACTCTGATGGGAATACAAATAACAGTTTGAGCCATAATCAATCATTGGTCCGCGGTATTATATGTTCTGGGCTTTTTCCTGGGATAGCATCTGTTGTGGTAAACAACTGTTGACAATTACTATGTATATATATCCATTTTGTTAGGCTGGAATTAACAGTTCAACTCACTTTTTTCCTTGCAGCATCGAGAAAACTCAATGTCCTTTAAGACCATGGATGACGGCCAAGTTCTTCTTTATGTTGTAAGTGCATAGCAGAATGTCCTGAAATGTTCGTACACAATGTCCTGTTTAGTATCTAGCTACCTAATCACCCCTGCTATCATTGCTATGGTACCTTTTAAGTTGGCAAGTGATTCCATGCTTAGATACCTACAGATACCAAACTAGCACTGATTTCTAAGCTTGAATTCCTGACATTATTCTTAAATTCAGAATTCAGTGAATGCAAAATATCAGACTATCCCATATCCATGGCTGGTCTTTGGTGAGAAGGTGAAAGTGAATGCTGTCTTCATCCGTGATTCAACTGGAGTATCAGACTCCATAGTGATTCTGTTTGGTGGTGCTGTAACAAAAGGAGGCATGGTACATCATGTTTTAGAACTAATTGTTTTCTCATGGATTTTTGTGTTTATGTTACTGTATGGCTCTAACTCTTATGTTTCAGGCTGGGCACTTGAAGATGCTTGATGGCTACATTGATTTCTTTATGGATCCGAGCCTGTCTGAATGCTACCTGCAACTCAAAGAAGAACTTGATAAACTTATACAGAAGAAGGTGAGTCATTCCAGTCAATTGGGTTCACTTTTCAAAGGGGTTCTCTAGGTTGTCGATATGCATTTCCATTTTCTAATTAACAATAACAAACAATTAGTACAAATCTTGCCGGTATGCAATAACATTGACAGTCTTTGAGCAGCCATCTGTGTTTTATTTCAGTCAACTGTCTGACTGTAATACTTGTTGCGTGATTTGATAATTTGTGTTCAACACCAGCTTGAAGACCCAAACTTTGACATCCACAAGGAAGGCAAGCACATCCTATTCGCTGTACAAGAGCTTGCTGCCGGTGACCTATGCGAAGGAAGGTTTGTGTTTGGCCGTGAGACGAGCCGTGCCAGGCTCCGGAATCCTGAGGACGACAGCAAGAGCAACATCATAAAGGACGGGATGAACCCCAAGAGCCTGCTGCAGACACTGCTGATGCGGGCCGGCCACACCCCACCCAAGTACAAGACGAAGCACCTCAAGACGAACGAGTTCAGGGCCATGGTGGAGTTCAAGGGCATGCAGTTCGTGGGGAAGCCGAAGCGGAACAAGCAGCTCGCGGAGCGGGACGCCGCCATCGAGGCGCTGGGGTGGCTGACGCAGACGTCCGGCGTGAAGCCACAGGACGAGAACGACGATGACTCGCCGCTGGACCTGACTGATGGCATGCTGAAGCTGCTCACCAGACCGAGGCGGCACTCGAAGAATAACTCTAGAAAACGATGATTTATTTTTGGTGGAggtggtgtgtgtgtgggggtgGGCTGTGGATTGGTTGCCCACACGCACAAAACAAGAAAACAGTTTTTGGTTACACGAATGCCTTGGGTGTGGCGGTGCTACGTTTTTTAATTTTCCACACGAAGTCATCAGAAGTTCCTGACTGCTGTCACCGCAGAATACCTTGTACGCAGATTTTTTTCAGAGAATATGTCATGAGAATCATAACACCACAacagaatttcttcttctcttccaaAAAGCCGTGTCGTCTTCCCCAGAAGTAGTTTCTACTAGCTGTTCTCCCCTGGATCAGTAAGTCCAACCACCCTTTGCAACAAGTGTGCGGGAATGATTAGATCTCTCCGTTGAACCTTTCGGTATCAAGGTCGCTCCATACCTTTGAGCCTTGTTATAGATGTTGTGGAATTCACTTTGGTTTGTCTCTGTGTTTTCATTGGAACCACAACCATCTCAACCTTAGCACTCGTGCAAATCTTTCAAGAACCTTAGCACTCTAGGGAGGCAAGTTGTTGACCCCCTAGACTTTATCTGTCATCTCTCCCTCCATAGTAGCTCCTCCGTAGACGATCAATTCTTTTTATAAGCCATTTCTGTGTTGGAAAAGCTATGAGGTGGTACATGGGTTGTGACGATAACTCACATTAAACTTTTTTCTCGTAGCCTGCAAAATTGTTTCGGTTTTATGAATTGGCTATCCGCTTGTATATAGCATGATCCAATTGCATGCATGCGAGTAGTATGCAAATACTACCCCAGTACCCCACACGGTAGACGACAAGTCACAATAAGTGCATGCGGGAAGAGTAGATACACGGGAGCGAGAAATGATGCATACACTGGCTAGTGCGCTTGTGAATGTTGAACTTTTCTCTACCTAATATGCCTCTAAATATTGAATTGAGGGAGTAGATCACAACAACTTAACAAATGCTTCATGTTCATGATTTAGTAATGacccaagcatccccttccTTGCTTCCTACCTAAGCATTGGCAAACAATAGAACATGATCCCCAGCTAACATGCATGATGTATTCCCTTCAATTCTCACCTAAAACCAAACAAGAACAAACCAACTTTGCAGCAGGAATACATTTGAACGGCCAGAATCATTAGCCTTTATAACCTCCCTTCCATTGTTGCTATGGTTGTAGACCCAAAGCATTCCAACACAGGCTAACAAGTTACAATACTATGTGCCGGCAACTGTTACAAGCTCTTTTTAGAGCATTCCCAACAACTCACCAATAATTCAACACTATCGGAGGAGATATAACCAATATAGCTCCTCTCTTATTTGAGGGAAGATGAGTGAGATATTGGTGGCCACCAAAAAAGGAGAGAGCTGTTAGGGTAATGTTGGAGCATGAAAAAACACTCATCTCCACCAAAATGACAATTTTTCGGGGATGAGGAGTGATATTAGGGGACTGATGGAGATGATCTAGGCTAATCCTGGTGGTATTGGTGGGCTACACAATGTACCACTTGGAATCAAATCAATGCTCCACAGAATGCATGCTATGTCATGGCACAATTCGAAGGTGGAGATCACAAGCTTAGAGTATGTCGATAGCATGGCACAATTCGAAGGTGGAGATCACAAGCTTAGAGTATGTCGATTTGTAATGATGGTGAGTGGGTCATTCACGCTCACCCCATCTCCAACAAGCAAAGCAGTTGTAGCGCGGTCTTTTGTGGCATTCACCGACTCACCCCTTCCAAATATTTCATTAGAAATATATCAAAATTCTATCAAACTTTTGTTAGTCGTCCTTTCGAACTCTGTCCCAAACACTTTTATTCTAGCTTTTATATTGTGACCCTGTCCCGGACACTGTGAGTGAAAAGCATCTAGGCTCctaatgagttttggtgattaatgacaaggttgattactatgactaacgtgtgttttgtagaggcaaagtcatttgagttaggtcatggtaatggtgatcGATGGATTAGATCATTCATGCCAACTTAATGGTGGAAatcattttggttttcaaaagaatggttggacatcgtcgggactagactaggtctaagtgccatttggtgaagaagggcacttagagtagtttaggactttgtttttctttgaccgtactattaagagaggCATTGAATGGGTACCTTGACCTAGGCAAGCCTTTAGGTTtatgtgtggtgcacacttggtaaacctagcactaggcagctctgaaacaacccttagatcgagaggaaccaacttcgttttagaaagatcgcgtttcgacgaagtttgggtgcttaagttggcaccggacgctgcaccggacgctatgtgagtgcgtccggtgaggttgaTTCGAGTCAGAGTGACtgagtgcctagggttaggc contains:
- the LOC8086250 gene encoding DExH-box ATP-dependent RNA helicase DExH3, with product MRRGLRRGLGILLVPLPHVPSRPQPTSLAALLLLPRRLDGFSRHSFCSFPGGGRAVEQFSDDEYDHEYEDLRPSSSVANIDEWRWKLSMLQRNAEEQEIISRDRRDRRDYDQIANLAKRMGLYSEMYGRVVVASKVPLPNYRPDLDDKRPQREVVIPLSLQRRVEGLVQEHLDRALLPLDKCGGNTKSGSEMAENANLDEQHDSLLDRSVMEKILQRKSIRMRNFQRSWQESPEGAKMLEFRRSLPAYKEKERLLAAIARNQVIVISGETGCGKTTQLPQFVLESEIESGRGAFCNIICTQPRRISAMAVAERVSTERGENLGESVGYKVRLEGIKGKDTHLLFCTSGILLRRLLSDRNLNGVTHVFVDEIHERGMNEDFLLIVLKELLSRRRDLRLILMSATLNAELFSSYFGGAPTIHIPGFTHPVRAHFLEDILERSGYKLTSSNQLDDYGQDKVWKTQRQLLPRKRKNQITTLVEEALKNSSFETYGSRTRDSLVNWNPDCIGFNLIEAVLCHICRKERPGAVLVFMTGWDDITCLKDQLKAHPLLGDPNRVLLLACHGSMATSEQRLIFEKPPPNVRKVVLATNMAEASITINDIVFVVDCGKAKETTYDALNNTPCLLPSWISKASARQRRGRAGRVQPGECYHLYPRCVYDAFADYQLPELLRTPLNSLCLQIKSLQVGSIGEFLSAALQPPEPLAVENAVEFLKMIGALDGNENLTDLGRYLSMLPVDPKLGKMLIMGAVFRCIDPILTVVAGLSVRDPFLLPQEKKDLAGTAKSRFSAKDYSDHMALVRAYEGWKDAEREGSAYEYCWRNFLSSQTLQAIHSLRKQFSYILKDSGLIDSDGNTNNSLSHNQSLVRGIICSGLFPGIASVVHRENSMSFKTMDDGQVLLYVNSVNAKYQTIPYPWLVFGEKVKVNAVFIRDSTGVSDSIVILFGGAVTKGGMAGHLKMLDGYIDFFMDPSLSECYLQLKEELDKLIQKKLEDPNFDIHKEGKHILFAVQELAAGDLCEGRFVFGRETSRARLRNPEDDSKSNIIKDGMNPKSLLQTLLMRAGHTPPKYKTKHLKTNEFRAMVEFKGMQFVGKPKRNKQLAERDAAIEALGWLTQTSGVKPQDENDDDSPLDLTDGMLKLLTRPRRHSKNNSRKR